GTCTATTCCGGCAGAGCCTAAGTACCGCAAGCGCCAGAAATGCAAGACATGGCTACCTACCCACTTGTATCATGCAAAGCGAGCTCACATGGCCACGACCAAAGACCCGATTTGGCGCTTTGCTGTTCCTTTGTCCCCCACCGAGAAAAGTTATCGGCCTACGCACCGGGCTCGAGGCGCCCGGGGTGCTGTGGCGTGGGATATGAGCTACATGTCTACTATTCAGTTGGAAGGAACTGAACCAGCTATTCAGGCTGTCCTAGCGGCCATGGGTGTCAACGGTGAAAATTCATGGGGCACCAAGGGGAAGAAATGGAGAGCCGGGACTCGGTCTCTGCAGGCCTGGACCTTTGAAAAGGATCATCCGAAACGTCCAACTGCACCGGTGACGTTAATATGGTGTGCCAAGCAAGAAGATGTTGAGATGGTTGATGCCGACGAACCTCAGCCCAAGTCATCTAAGAAACATCATCGAAAACTCTGGATTAGAGTCCATCCTTCGGCGTTCCTCCAGCTATGGACGGATGTCCTTGGGGTATCCAAATCGCAAAACCCCCCTGTTATGGTCGAGGACCTGCGATTCGAGATTGGCAGTATTGAAATCACAGGGCCGGGGTCTACCGAGGCCTTGTTGGCGGTATTGAAACCGAGTCTTGGGCCAGACGGTAGTGCTCCATCAGCACAAAGCCCGGAAGCCGTCTGGCCATCTCTTCTAGGGGTATCAAATCCGTCGTCACTGCCGCAAAATGCCCTACTCTCATTTGCCATTTCCGATCCTCGCCTGCACTTCCCACCACGTACACTTCACGTCCCCGACAATGAATCTCATCTGAGTGACCTTGCTATCTTACTTTCTACATGGCATCCGGACAAAACGCAAGGTCCCTCCAAGCTGTTCGATCGATCGACTCGGTTAACAGCGGCTCGTCAGCTTCCGAGCCAGAAATCTATCAATAGGCGCCGCACTCTTGCCGGCCCTGGTAAATCTCCGCTATCCCACTCATCAGATCCTGAAATTCCGATCATGGTACTGGCAAACAAGCCGCAATCCCGGGCCAAAGGCAGCAATGCCCCGGGGTCCTGGACTGTATTATTACCATGGAAATGTGTTGTCCCGGTCTGGTATTCAATCATGTTCTACCCACTATCTAGCGGAGGGAACCCATTGCTTGGCGGGTTAaaacagcagcaacagctcgcTTTCGAAGCAGGCGAGGCCTGGTTCCCTGGAGATTTCCCGGGAACACGAGCTGGCTGGGAATGGGGCCAACGTGAGGCCGAGAAATCTCGACGTGATTGGGAGCGACGTCCTAAGGGCAGGCGTCCCGAATTTGATAACATTTCGTTAGGAGATGGTCGTCCAAAGGGCGAGATAGGCCATGGGTGGGCCTGTGACTGGGAAAGGCTTATCAAAGGGCCGAAACACGACGATGCTACAACCACAGCAACCGATGGCAACTCGGGCAAATTGCCAACCGAGTCCAAGGAGGCCGAGAAAAACGAATTCTCTACACCCATCATCCCGCCCTTCAATCTTCACAATGCTCGTCTTCCTCCGGCCGATACCTACCAAAACCTGAGTAAACTTGACAAAACCTCCGTCGATGTTTCCACCCTTGCCACAGTCTATATTTCTCTCGCCACGCGAGGCACACCCACACCCCGCGCACGAATCTACCGGCTCCCTACGGACCCAGCTCTACGCCAGAAATGGCTCGATCTTGGCTCGGCAAGGATCGACAAGTCTGGCCAACCGAAGCTCCCCAAGGATGGAAACGTTACGACTAAATCCGAAGAAGCTAGGCGTCTTCTTGCCCGGGCTCTGATCTCGTCCGGCGATGGAGAACCTGACTCTGAGCCATTGGATGTGCCCACCGAAGATGACCTGATTGGGTTTGTCACTACGGGAAACTATAACCTTTCAGAAGGCAAAGGGACGGGCATTGGGTCTATCCAGCTTTCCAAGGTATTGGCTCCCAATGTCAAACTCTCTGAAAGAAGAATGTGTATCATTCGGGCCTCGGGGGAGAAGAGTGGGCGTTTGGGATTGTGGCAGTTTGTATGATATCTAATTCGATGAATCTTGCCCAGCAGTGCGGATGCCCAATTGTGTTTTCCAACACCGTCCGCCCCCGTAACTAGATACTCAACACATCTGTCTACTAGCAAAAGAATAGCCCTTTGAAGGGTCAGACAACGAAGATCCACTCTCATCCATGGATTAACTCTAACCTATTCGAATGAAAACAGATGGAACAAAGAAAAATGCACGTTCTATGCATACAGTACAGCAGCTTCCAGTCCAAAATCAGGTCCCATAAAACGTAGACACTTTACATCAAGCCGTTGTATTCCCGAGCCAACCAATTTTAACCCACAATGCGATCCACGAAAGCGGCCTCCATGCGTGCGACCTCACGCTTGAACGCATCAACCTCCTCCCAGCAGTTCAATGGCCGGCGGTCATTCAACTGCAGACAGCTAGTAACATCTGAGCGGGCCTTGGCAACTCGATCATCGAGTTCCACGAGCTTCCTCCGCCCATCAAGCTTGCTCCGCAGCTGTTCGATCTCAACAGCTACAGAGTCGCGCGAGATATCGCGCTTGACTGGCTGTGCAGCGGCAGCGGTTTCCTGCGGCGCGGCGACTGTAGGTACGGGGTCGTGGTGGCGGCCGGCGAAGGGGATTCGCGGTGCGTCCAGGTTCAGTGAGCCGGCTGGGTAACCCGAGGTAGAGGGGGCGAGGGGCGCAGTCGCTGCTGTGATGGGCAGGGAGATGGTGTCTTTGGACTCGGAGATTCGCTTCTCGATCTCGGCGAGGGTTTGATATTCGCGTTCGCGGAGGCGTTGCAGTTCCTGCGCGACACGGTTTTGGATCTCCAGTTCCAGGGCTTTGGCGCGGGTGGAGTCGGTCTGTTTTATTGATGGCTTGTgagtatttttttttttttggattggGCTAATAATTTTGCTTATAGCCGTGTTGTGCTCACCTCTGAGGTTGATTGGAGTGCATCGACTAGGTTTGAGGAGAATTGGACGGGAGAGTTGCTGTGCAGGGTTAGGTTAGCGTCGGCTGTAAGGTGTTTTGAATGAGCTCCGCGGTGTCGCAAATGATGATTGCATCTTGAGAGCAGCTTTAGATCTGCGGAAATCGTCTGCCCTTCCCAATTGGCGTCACTTGGAAGGTAGTTTCCGTTCTCTCCGCCGTCAAGCACGATGTGCCGCGGAAGCTGAGATCGAGGTCGGAGAGCAAATACCTGGAGAACACATGTTGTGAGCCAGCCGAAGCCTCGGGCTTAGAGTTTCCAGCACCCATTTTTCGGCAAAGAAGGACGAGTCCTGTTAAGATAGAAAGGCAGTGATGTTTCCCGACGCCCGCACTCAACCCGTTCAGTTCGGAGGATGTTGGCGGTCACGTGTGTTCTGTTAGTCATCATCAACCCGGAGCCAGTTGCCGGTTGATCTCAACAGGCATTTTTCTATACATTGTGACATTCGAGCGATGTCACGTTTTACTTTCACTGCCGTAGACTAAAATTACCGGCAGCGAAGGGCTCAGCACCAGTCACTTCAAATGCCAAGATCTGATTTGCAAACAATGTGACGTTTTGGAAAAGCGAAATCTGACGGCACCCAACAGCCATACTTTGGAGGACTCGAAGAGAGTCTTGGTCTAGGCTTTGTCAATTCTCCAATGAATACCAATCTAGCAAACGTATTGCTGAAATGAAGTTTTCGTGGCTAAAGGAATATGGCAGCCATGTTTTCCACCTCGACGTTTATGTTGCGCTATATCAAACGCCGTGTTCTTGATCTCTGCAAAATCTGCAGCTAAATAGACGTTTGGTTGATGAATTCAGGCATTTTCCATAGGAAAATACAAGTTCCAATGCATTTTGTGAAAAAGTAAAAGCTTTGTCTAAAACCATAGTGCCGTTAAAACAAAGAACAAGATTAACTACGCTAGTTCTGCCGAGTCTCCACGCGAGCTAGGTTGTGGCCATAGGTATCATCTGAAGCCTGAGGTGTGTACGTTAAACATTATTCACAGAAAAGCCGTTGTGCACATTTTTGAGCCACTTTCACCACCCATGACGCGGGCATCTCAAATGATAATGGGAGAAGATATGGTAAAAGACTTTCAAAAACACATACTGTAAAAGAGGTCTCTAGACCGCGAACGTGGCCAACTATTCTTATACTTTTTGAATCTATCAGAGTTCGATCGGTCCAAAAAATTAATTGCCCTATTTCAAACTTCAGGAATAGTAATAGATTGGGGTTCATGAGTGCAAAATGCCAGCACTCCATGGCTACTTTCAGATGTCGGTCATACTCTTTCAGTATTGGGACAAATCAATCTAACACACCTACGTGTGATATATACAATTAAACATACCTGTAACGATGTAATACAGATACTGCAAAATTGACATAAGATCCCAGGAATCGTCAAAATCAAGGTGCCCTACGTTGGTTGCATATATTTCTGGTTTACATGCGAATCAAGACCTCAAAAAAGCTTCTAGTATCGCTCTGCTTCTGCCCTTTTCCTTTCCGAACCTCATTTTACCTAACATGTCTATAAATCGCACCAAGTAACTACTCTCGTAGAGCCACTCTCTAGGAGGTTAGGGATGATCGGTGAGGCATTTGAATTGGTTGAGATCAATTAAAGGACACGCGACCAGTTAGTGAGGTATTTGATTGGCTATTATTGGGACATCGGAATCCCTGAATTTTACGATTTCGTTTTTCGTCGAAGAGAGGGTCAACGAACGATCACTGTCGTACAACATAAAGAGGGTTACCGATTTGTACATAGCGGATCAATTCAAGCACCGAATTCTTATCGTAATAACCGGGTTTTCGTTGTATCCGGTATCGTCATatccggggggggggggggggggggggggggggggggttacTGTAATGGGAATTGAAATGGAATGGGGTTGTGTCGGGGCATTTTCATGTTGAAAAGCTAATCAATCTGACGTAGACCTATAGCCGaggagaaaaggaagaggaaTAACCCTggaactacggagtactgatGAATTCATAAAATGTCTTCATAAGAGAAAAGCCACATGTCTCATCATCTCCATGGGGTTTCAAGACATCCATATTCGGGATTCCGTTTATTCGGGCCATCTGACCATCGGGATGGGGCCGATCTATCCCGTCTTTGTGATGTACTCCGtccagtacggagtattgtACACAGACATGTTGCACACTCGCGTATAAGCGAAAGAAATGACAACGTCTTCAAATGACGTAAATCTGTGTATACAGAAATCCACATGAGGGTTCAAAGAAATACCATTATTCCCCGATGTGGTATTTGCATCTTCCCGTCCCCCCCGGTATTAATCTGTCTCACCGGTGAAGTCGGGGGAAAACATGCAGTTAGCAAAAATTAACCAATGATAATGCCTCCCCACAACTGCCTAAATCCACTAAAATTAAATGGTTGTGTTCACAACGTcatggaaaaaaagaaatccccAAGTTACGACTGCCGGAATGTAGAGACTGCTTTCGGTCAGATACGGGACCATACTATGTGACAAGACAATATTTATTGACGCTCAGATCTTTCAAAGAATGGAAATGAAAGCGTACAATGTTATTGGTAGAATCAAGTAACATTTCTCTCCGGTGAACCCGGCAATCCCCCGATATTCCAAGAGTACATTGCGGATACCTCATTAACAGTGGCCATTGTTACAGCGGGAAATGTACTGTGAAGGTACCGGGGACTGACCTCATGGAACCCGCCGTCATCCCACTTTTGATGTTCTGTGTTTCTTGCGTGTCTTATTTCTCTGCACTCTCccgcttttcttcttctcaactTCTTCTCACTTTACTCCTTTCCATTCTTTTTTATCAATTAGCTGGTATCTCAACCCTTTACTTGACCGGCTATTCTCCTTCCTTGTTACACAATGTCTTCTTCATTATTGGACCAGGCCACGCGCATTGCGCGTGACTTCGACTACCCCGCCGAGAAAGTGCAACGCGGGGTTGCCGAGTACATCAAGCAGTCCAACGAGGGCTTGACCCAAGAGGGCACCACCTTGAGCCAAATTCCTACCTTCGTGACTGCAGTGCCAAATGGCACAGAAAGGGTATGAAGGCAGACGAATGCCAAGGAGAGCTGCGCGCTGATCTTCCTTGTTATAGGGCCTTTATTTGGCTGTGGATCTCGGTGGCACGAATTTCCGTGTGTGCTCGGTCCTCTTGCACGGCGATACTACCTTCTCCCTCACTCAATCCAAGATCCTCATTCCTCGGGAGTTGATGGCCTCCGGCACCTCGAAGGATCTCTTCCTGTTCCTGGCCCGCCAAATCGAATCATTCCTTCGCATTCACCACAATGAACATTTCGAGGCCCACCAGCTTCGCCGACGGGAGGATTACAAGGAAGAGGACATGTTCGATTTGGGCTTTACCTTCAGTTTCCCCGTGCGCCAGTGTGGCATCAACCGCGGAACACTGATCCGTTGGACCAAGGGCTTCAACATTCCTGATGCGGTTGGCCACGACGTTTGCGCGCTGCTTCAGTCCGCCATTGATGTTTTGAACCTGCCAGTACGTGTGGCTGCACTTGTGAACGATACCGTCGGTACTCTCATGGCCCGCTCATATACCTCGCCAGGCAAGACTGGCACTTTCCTGGGTGCCATTTTCGGAACCGGTACCAACGGTGCTTATCTGGAGAAGACCAAGAACATCACCAAGCTCCAGCACATGAAGGATGCCCACTTTGATGACCCCACAGGCGAGATGATCATCAACGCTGAATGGGGTAGCTTCGACAACCACATGAGCGTGTTACCTACCACGGTGTTCGATGATGAGCTCGATGCCGATAGCAACAACCCCGGTGTGCAGATGTTTGAGAAGCGTGTTTCAGGCATGTTCTTGGGTGAAATCTTGCGCCGTGCGCTCCTGTCTCTACACCGCAACACCGACCTGGGATTGTTCAAGGCCAACGAGAATTCCAAGGTCGTCATTCCAGAAGGATCGATGCTTTTCCGTCAATGGGGTCTTGACACCAGCATGCTGAGTTCAGTCGAGGCTGATAGCAGCAAGGACTTGGTGGATGTGAAGACCGCATTGAAGGATCACCTCGAAATTGAGAACCCCAGCTTTGAAGAATGCCAGGCCGTGAAAATCATAGTTCACGCCATTGGAAAACGTGCCGCTCGTCTGAGCGCTGTTCCGTTGGCTGCCATTCTCGTGCACACCAACAAACTTGAGACTGATGACATCATTGACATCGGTGTCGATGGCAGTCTCGTTGAATTCTATCCCAATTTTGAAGGGTATATGCGGGAGGCTTTGCGTGAAGTTCCTCAGGTCGGAGTTGCAGGCGACAAGAAGATCCGCATTGGTATTTCCAAGGATGGCAGCGGTGTTGGCGCAGCTCTGATTGCGCTCATCGCTAACAAGGATAATGGCCTCGAAATTCCCCGCGAGAACTAAACGACCGAAATGACCCTGTGATtgccttcatttgtttcttttttggccGGAGCTCTTCGTTTTCATGACCTAAACAGCGGCCGTcctcctctctctccccaGCGAATTTGAAAGCTGGCTTGGTCGACCTCCTTGATGTTACTCAAAGTCTCAGACCTACCACAACCGGTCACCCCTCGAAAACAAATCCCCCACCCAGATTCTCTCATATTTCGTCCAAACCCTATGGCAACACTGTCAGCTGAAATCAagattttgatcttgatggtCAACATGTCAACCCGCAGAAGTTTCCTAGCTGCAGGTGCGGGCATCTGCAATTCTCATACCCCACTATTCTATCTACTTCCATAACGACTATCATCATATTGGGGGCTGGATTTTTCAGCATGGTGGTGCAGAGACGTCTTCCTTCGACGCATTCCCAGCGTGGAACGGCATGCGATAGCAGTACATTGTGTTGAACTGGCTTCTACAcccatcgtcatcttcacttcttgtcatttttattttaaattttttttttattttaacAATTCCATTGCTTCTCAGTGAATCTATCCGAGTAGATGTACCTATGTTTTCAAGATAAAATAAATAAAAACTAGATTTACACAAGTTCTAGTGACATGGTGAACCTCTGAGACAGATCAACCTGCTCTATTTACTAGGCTCGTATCCAATAGCCCGAGGTGCCTGTACATAATCGATGTGACCAGCAGCACCCATCAGGAAACCCACCTTGCCACCATTGGTACTCGGATCAACTCCAATGAAGTTACCTGGGAACCCAATGTCAAGATTGGTCGCCGCCTCCAAAAACTCAATCTGCTTATCCGTAAGCCGGATCGACAAAGCCTTGATGTTCTCATGGAGATGCTCAATCTTGCGGCCTCCCACTAGCGGGAACACGTTCGGCGCCTTGCAGAGCACATACGCCAAGGCGATGGTAGTAACCGACTCAATCCCATGCTCAGCGGCAACCGTGGCCAACGCCTCGGAGATCCGCGCCTCTTCTTCCGTCTGCTCAGATCCCTGAATACTGCGCAGCCCCTCACCCGCCTTCTTCCGCTCCTCGATCTGCTTCGCGGACTGGAAATGTCCACTACCAAGCACATCCCACGGCGCAAGCGCCATCCCGAAATGCCGCGCCATGGGCAGGATATCGCGCTCGAAGTCGCGGCGCATCACGTTCCACCGCCCCTGGTAAATGGAGAAAGGCGTTTTGCCGTGCGCACGCGCATAAGTGTTCGCCGCGGCAACGACCCACGCGGGTGAGTCCGAGATCCCGAGGTACATGACCTTGCCCTGCTCGACGAGTATGTGGAGGGAGTCCATGATTTCCTCGATGGAGGTGGTGTGGTCCCACCAGTGGAGGTAGAGGACATCGATGAAATCGGTTTGGAGTTTGCGGAGAGAGTCACGGACGCTGAGGATCATGCTGCGCTTGTGGTTCCCGCAGGCGTTAGGAGAGTTGCCCTTCCCGACTACGTGGCTGCGATAATCGGTTGTGAACTTGGTGGCTAGCACGATCTGGTCGCGGTTGTTGCGTGCGGCCATCCACTCGCCAATCCAGGCCTCCGACTGCTCGTTCTGATAGTTGTTTGCTGTGTCGATGAAGTTGCCACCGGCGGCAACGAAGGCGTCGAGCAGTGCGAAAGATTGTTCTTTGCTCATGCTGCCCATAAATTGGCTCCAGGCGTCACCGATGGACATTGCACCGAGCTGGAGGGGGGAGACGCGGACTCCTGCTGTTGAGGAGAGGACCCGGTACCGACCCAGAGGGGTGGCGGGTTCAGGAGCAGCTGCGAAGAAATCACTCATTGTGTATGAGATAAAGGGTGTTGTTTGTTGATGAGAAGATTGATGGTGGAACGACGTATACCGGTCGATTGAGGTGCCTTTTATATTTCATAGTTGGACTTCTATTACAAATGAAGCCCGGAGTTAATAAATCGAAAACGGCTAGGTCGTTTCGTCATCTCATTTGGGCCACGAAACCTTATTGATCGGAATTAGAGCCTCTTTCTATTTCCGTTCCCCATATTGACATTGTACTCTGTCCAGTCTTCTCTTCTTGACTCTACTCCATTGATGTAGTGATAGACATTTTTCGAGCTCTATGATGCCAGTGTCGCATATTGTACTTCGCCGAATGTGGGCTTGTAGTCTACCGGGGCACACGTAACCtgatccccccccccacctccCAGTGGACATAGGTATTCCCTGGAATCTCATATTCGATAGAATCTGACAATGATAGGCTTGCTCTACTCCCGGGTACTCAGACTACTCAGATAATAGCTGAACATTGAGGGATTGCCTAGGTCAGCAGAGATCATGCTCTGCTCGGGACAAGTAATCGACCTTTGAAACATATCTTAGCTGTACACCTGCCAAAATTTGGAGTACCTTGTACGCTCTATTACTTCCCATCAAATGAGAATCAACTATGAAGCCGAACAAATAAGGTAGGACATGCTTAACCCCGATCTCCGTGTTGCTTACGTGGATCCGTACTAATCCCTATCCCGTTAGATCCCATGTCAGCTGTCGATCCTTTGGCCAAAGTCCGAATTGGAATTCTTTCGTCGAGTGCCTTGACCTCTCTATTTGCGATTTTGTTCGTTCGGATTCCATTTCTTGTTTTCCCATGCTTCAGTAGTGTTCACGTAATCCGTTGCAGGAACGCTAACTATTTCTCTTGGATGCCTGAGCAAGGGGGTAATGTACTATTCACATCCCCCTGCTGATTGGCGAGCAACCAAATCTTGTTGATGTTCATGCACGAATTGAATAATGGATCACCCTGATCCTTGCATTCTCCTGACTGCAGCCCCTGGTCAAACCTCAACATCTCGCGGTCAAGCGTTTGACTCAGATATTGTCGGAGGAGAAAGAACCTCGTTTCTAACGACTCACGATGATTGAGACTGCAACTATAGTTACACAACCACATCGTGAATTGTCGCTGACGAACTCATACTAATAGACTAGTTCATTCCAGAATTCGAGCTCGCTGCCTAAccacaaaagaaaagaaagttCTGCAGAATATGCAGCTTGAATGATCGTATGTACATGGACTCCTGAGATACGATTGCAGGGTTCCGTGCAACCTGAACTGGCTCTTTTCCCCCAAGAAACCCTTAGGCAAGGTTCTCGATGAGACCTGTACGAACAGGTTGAGTTTCCAATGACCATCTTGGCTGGCATCTCctggtttttctttttaactCTCTTGAACTTCCTCTTCCTGCTCATCCCAACTTTCTTTTAAATCTCATTCCGGGCTTTCACTTTGACTTTTTAATACTGTTGgttgtatttttttttttttggcttcatTCATTATGGGCTACCTCGATGCCTTCAATACCAAATCTCCAAGGGGGGCCGAAGTATCTGCAGACAATACTGAGCATAAAAACGTGGCACCCGATAACGATACCTTTTCCCAGTCTGGAGCTCAGACTTCGAAGCCCTCCAGTGAAAATGAGAGTACTCTAGTCGATGAGCCTTTGATGAGAAATTTAACTCTCAATACTGACTTCGAGAAAGAACTTGTCAGTCGTAACACGCCAACGCCTGTTCTCAACGACTCCAATAGGGAGTTGGTCCCCAGTGAACCGCTCAATAAGCAGCCAACACAAGAAGACAGAAAAGAGGATGGGGACACTCAAACGCCggaggacgaggatggaTTTCCCAACGCATGGAGATTGACTTTGATCAGTATTGCTCTCTGTCTTTGCGTGTTCTGTGTGGCATTGGTATGCGCTGAAAGGTTGATTTACTTGAGGATTTCAAGTTAACACGGATCTCCAGGACAATACAATTATTGCAACAGCAATTCCCAAAATCACCGATCAATTCAACTCGCTCGACGATGTCGGTTGGTACGGCAGTTCATACCTCCTGACGACGTGTGCCGTGTCCCTGATGTTCGGCAAGCTCTACACATTCTACTCGATCAAATGGATATATCTCATCGCACTCTTCATTTTCGAGGTCGGGTCGCTCGTCTGCGCTGTCACCCCCACCTCTGTCGGCCTCATCTGTGGCCGAGCTATCGCTGGACTCGGGGCGGCTGGTCTTTTCTCGGGCTCtatcctcatcatcagcaAGAGTGTACCCCTGGTCAAGCGACCTATGTATACGGGTCTCGTTGGCGCCATGTTTGGTATCGCCAATGTCGCCGGTCCTCTGTACGTTGCTCCTGGTTCTTGATTGCCGAGTGGTGCTAACCTCCGACAGCATGGGGGGCGCATTCACCGACCACCTCACTTGGCGTTGGTGTTTCTACATTAACTTGCCTCTCGGAGGAGTGACTTTCCTTTTCgtgcttttcttcttccaaaGCCCAAAGGCCATTCTGAAGAAGAACACCTTGAAGGAACAGATCAAGGAGCTGGACCTGATCGGCTCCCTCTTTTTCCTGCCCGCTATCATCAGCTTGTTGCTCGCGATGCAATGGGGTGGCACCAAGTATGCGTGGGGTAGTGGGCGCATCATCGGCCTTTTTGT
Above is a genomic segment from Penicillium digitatum chromosome 3, complete sequence containing:
- a CDS encoding Major facilitator superfamily domain, general substrate transporter, translating into MGYLDAFNTKSPRGAEVSADNTEHKNVAPDNDTFSQSGAQTSKPSSENESTLVDEPLMRNLTLNTDFEKELVSRNTPTPVLNDSNRELVPSEPLNKQPTQEDRKEDGDTQTPEDEDGFPNAWRLTLISIALCLCVFCVALDNTIIATAIPKITDQFNSLDDVGWYGSSYLLTTCAVSLMFGKLYTFYSIKWIYLIALFIFEVGSLVCAVTPTSVGLICGRAIAGLGAAGLFSGSILIISKSVPLVKRPMYTGLVGAMFGIANVAGPLMGGAFTDHLTWRWCFYINLPLGGVTFLFVLFFFQSPKAILKKNTLKEQIKELDLIGSLFFLPAIISLLLAMQWGGTKYAWGSGRIIGLFVVFGVLGLIFIGVEIWAGDRATVPPRLIKNRNIWGSAWYALAIGAAFFVLTFYLPIWFQSIKGATALKSGIMNLPTILSVVVISILSGGLVTICGYYTPFMIASSVIMTIGAGLLSTLETDSNHSKWIGYQALFGIGLGLGMQQPMIVAQTALKPEDIPSGTAIVMFAQTLGGAIFVSVGQNVFQNQLIKNLAQYAPDQDAAKLISAGATMLRTVVSGDALHRVLTAYNAAVVHTFYVAVAMGALSLIGPIFIEWLSVKGKKIEVTPI
- a CDS encoding putative altered inheritance of mitochondria protein 13, mitochondrial, with the translated sequence MGAGNSKPEASAGSQHVFSSNSPVQFSSNLVDALQSTSETDSTRAKALELEIQNRVAQELQRLREREYQTLAEIEKRISESKDTISLPITAATAPLAPSTSGYPAGSLNLDAPRIPFAGRHHDPVPTVAAPQETAAAAQPVKRDISRDSVAVEIEQLRSKLDGRRKLVELDDRVAKARSDVTSCLQLNDRRPLNCWEEVDAFKREVARMEAAFVDRIVG
- a CDS encoding Aryl-alcohol dehydrogenase (AAD), putative; protein product: MSDFFAAAPEPATPLGRYRVLSSTAGVRVSPLQLGAMSIGDAWSQFMGSMSKEQSFALLDAFVAAGGNFIDTANNYQNEQSEAWIGEWMAARNNRDQIVLATKFTTDYRSHVVGKGNSPNACGNHKRSMILSVRDSLRKLQTDFIDVLYLHWWDHTTSIEEIMDSLHILVEQGKVMYLGISDSPAWVVAAANTYARAHGKTPFSIYQGRWNVMRRDFERDILPMARHFGMALAPWDVLGSGHFQSAKQIEERKKAGEGLRSIQGSEQTEEEARISEALATVAAEHGIESVTTIALAYVLCKAPNVFPLVGGRKIEHLHENIKALSIRLTDKQIEFLEAATNLDIGFPGNFIGVDPSTNGGKVGFLMGAAGHIDYVQAPRAIGYEPSK
- a CDS encoding Glucokinase GlkA, putative — its product is MSSSLLDQATRIARDFDYPAEKVQRGVAEYIKQSNEGLTQEGTTLSQIPTFVTAVPNGTERGLYLAVDLGGTNFRVCSVLLHGDTTFSLTQSKILIPRELMASGTSKDLFLFLARQIESFLRIHHNEHFEAHQLRRREDYKEEDMFDLGFTFSFPVRQCGINRGTLIRWTKGFNIPDAVGHDVCALLQSAIDVLNLPVRVAALVNDTVGTLMARSYTSPGKTGTFLGAIFGTGTNGAYLEKTKNITKLQHMKDAHFDDPTGEMIINAEWGSFDNHMSVLPTTVFDDELDADSNNPGVQMFEKRVSGMFLGEILRRALLSLHRNTDLGLFKANENSKVVIPEGSMLFRQWGLDTSMLSSVEADSSKDLVDVKTALKDHLEIENPSFEECQAVKIIVHAIGKRAARLSAVPLAAILVHTNKLETDDIIDIGVDGSLVEFYPNFEGYMREALREVPQVGVAGDKKIRIGISKDGSGVGAALIALIANKDNGLEIPREN
- a CDS encoding Ribonuclease P complex subunit Pop1, putative, with the translated sequence MASHLLAKRKPFAPPGPHGPAGASRKRAKTFDARTLAVQSADAALSATGELDVAAYTAARAFEIQALEEGMQRSKNALTTRAFQKVPRSLRRRTASHNVKRVPRRLRARAKREMAEDNTPTVTARRRKPSQIMRIRLDTARRLQAINSKTKARRAAVKLKRDQENKSSLEKEGSHAFDIAPRVPKIKKNKLSRSIPAEPKYRKRQKCKTWLPTHLYHAKRAHMATTKDPIWRFAVPLSPTEKSYRPTHRARGARGAVAWDMSYMSTIQLEGTEPAIQAVLAAMGVNGENSWGTKGKKWRAGTRSLQAWTFEKDHPKRPTAPVTLIWCAKQEDVEMVDADEPQPKSSKKHHRKLWIRVHPSAFLQLWTDVLGVSKSQNPPVMVEDLRFEIGSIEITGPGSTEALLAVLKPSLGPDGSAPSAQSPEAVWPSLLGVSNPSSLPQNALLSFAISDPRLHFPPRTLHVPDNESHLSDLAILLSTWHPDKTQGPSKLFDRSTRLTAARQLPSQKSINRRRTLAGPGKSPLSHSSDPEIPIMVLANKPQSRAKGSNAPGSWTVLLPWKCVVPVWYSIMFYPLSSGGNPLLGGLKQQQQLAFEAGEAWFPGDFPGTRAGWEWGQREAEKSRRDWERRPKGRRPEFDNISLGDGRPKGEIGHGWACDWERLIKGPKHDDATTTATDGNSGKLPTESKEAEKNEFSTPIIPPFNLHNARLPPADTYQNLSKLDKTSVDVSTLATVYISLATRGTPTPRARIYRLPTDPALRQKWLDLGSARIDKSGQPKLPKDGNVTTKSEEARRLLARALISSGDGEPDSEPLDVPTEDDLIGFVTTGNYNLSEGKGTGIGSIQLSKVLAPNVKLSERRMCIIRASGEKSGRLGLWQFV